One genomic segment of Mastomys coucha isolate ucsf_1 unplaced genomic scaffold, UCSF_Mcou_1 pScaffold22, whole genome shotgun sequence includes these proteins:
- the LOC116070307 gene encoding uncharacterized protein LOC116070307 isoform X2, translating into MAGSELRAALEQRLGALAIRTEVVEHPEHLLLRMTRIYFSTHLESCLKLQLLFWPHPPACATNKSTYLNNFNMTYWGFTIFVETIMRVGRACTTHFIIKTPVLRNTLIFPIFTNVTFCVHCQI; encoded by the exons ATGGCAGGCTCGGAGCTGCGGGCGGCGTTAGAGCAGAGGCTCGGCGCCCTCGCCATTCGCACCGAGGTCGTGGAGCATCCCGAG cacttactcttGCGGATGACACGAATTTATTTCAGCACCCACCTTGAGAGCTGTTTAAAACTACAGCTCCTCTTTTGGCCCCATCCCCCAGCTTGTGCCACAAACAAAAGTACATACCTTAATAATTTTAACATGACATACTGGGGATTTACAATTTTCGTGGAAACTATTATGAGGGTTGGTAGGGCTTGCACgacacattttattataaaaacaccTGTTTTAAGGAACACGTTAATATTCCCCATCTTTACAAACGTCACATTCTGTGTACATtgccagatttaa
- the LOC116070307 gene encoding prolyl-tRNA synthetase associated domain-containing protein 1 isoform X1, with translation MAGSELRAALEQRLGALAIRTEVVEHPEVFTVEEMMPHIQHLKGAHSKNLFLKDKKKKNYWLVTVLHDRQINLNDLGKQLGVGSGNLRFADETAMLEKLKVGQGCATPLSLFCDDGDVKFVLDSAFLEGGHEKVYFHPMTNAATMGLSPEDFLVFVKATGHDPIILNFD, from the exons ATGGCAGGCTCGGAGCTGCGGGCGGCGTTAGAGCAGAGGCTCGGCGCCCTCGCCATTCGCACCGAGGTCGTGGAGCATCCCGAG GTGTTTACAGTTGAAGAAATGATGCCTCATATTCAACATTTGAAAGGAGCACATAGTAAGAACTTATttcttaaagacaaaaagaagaaaaactattgGTTAGTCACAGTTCTTCATGATAGACAAATCAATTTAAATGATCTTGGCAAGCAGTTAGGAGTTGGGAGTGGAAATCTTCGGTTTGCTGATGAAACAGCCATGCTTGAAAAACTGAAAGTTGGTCAAGGCTGTGCTACACCTTTGTCACTCTTCTGTGATGATGGAGATGTTAAATTTGTTTTGGATTCAGCTTTTCTGGAAGGTGGACATGAGAAAGTATACTTTCATCCAATGACTAATGCTGCAACCATGGGATTAAGTCCTGAAGACTTTCTTGTATTTGTGAAGGCTACAGGACATGATCCCATAATTCTAAACTTTGATTAA